GGTAGATATGAAGGGAAGAATACTGGTCGTTGATGATGACAGGAATATAGCGGATCTCATAAGGCTATACCTGGAAAAGGAGATGTTTGAGGTAAAGACCGAATACTCCGGCAAAAGTGCCCTGGACGCATTCCATTCATGGACTCCGGACCTTGTCATTCTGGATATTATGCTTCCCGAGATAGACGGCTATGAGCTTTGCAGGCAGATGCGGAAGGTAAGCAGGATCCCTATTATAATGCTGACTGCAAGGGGAGAGACCTTTGACAAGGTGTTGGGCTTGGAGCTTGGAGCCGACGACTATATGGCAAAGCCCTTTGAACCCAAGGAGCTCACGGCCAGAGTGAAAGCCGTACTCAGAAGGACAATGGGCTCAGATGAGACAGCTGAAGAGGTTGTTTACCCTCAGCTCGTGATTAATAAAAGTGATTACAGCGTTACATACCAAGGAAAGAAAGCAGATGTACCGCCAAAGGAGCTGGAGCTGTTTTATTTCCTTGCAAGCCATCCCAACCAGGTTTTTACAAGGGAGCAATTATTGGAAAAGCTTTGGGGCTATGACTTCATGGGTGATACCAGGACAGTAGACGTTCATGTGAAAAGGCTGAGGGAGAAATTCAGTGATGAAGCAGGTCGGTGGGAGATAAAGACTGTTTGGGGCGTAGGCTACAAGTTCGAGGTGAGATGATGAAGAACAGTATATTGAAGAGATTGTTTATTACTTACGGAATAGCAATAATAATAGGCTTTGCAATACTTGCCTTGTCGCTTCTTAAAATATTCGATCAATATTTTATTGAGAATAGAAAAGAACTTTTATATGATCAGGGCAGAAAGGTAGCCAAGGAAGCGGCAGAATTCCTTTATGCCGGGAACTCCAATTCCAGGAGCCTGGCAAATGATTTGCAGGTATTGGACAAGTTCCTTAACGCACATATATGGGTGGTTAACAGCCAGGGAACAATAATAGTTTTATCAGGGTCCAACGACGAGCAGCTTTTAGGGAGAAGCTTAGAGGAAGAAGAGCTTAAAGAACTTGAAAGTGGGCAAAGCATAGAGGCACGGGGTGACTTTTACGGGATGCTTAGTGAACCTTCGCTGACAGTGGGCTATCCTGTTTTTGTGAACAATAATTTTGCCGGTGGAGTGCTGGTTCATGCTTCCCTGCTGGAGATACAGAAGAACTTTAGGGAAATCTACAGTCTGACTTTATGGGCAATTCTGGTTTCTGTAGCTGTCGCTTATGGAATT
This sequence is a window from Clostridia bacterium. Protein-coding genes within it:
- a CDS encoding response regulator transcription factor is translated as MKGRILVVDDDRNIADLIRLYLEKEMFEVKTEYSGKSALDAFHSWTPDLVILDIMLPEIDGYELCRQMRKVSRIPIIMLTARGETFDKVLGLELGADDYMAKPFEPKELTARVKAVLRRTMGSDETAEEVVYPQLVINKSDYSVTYQGKKADVPPKELELFYFLASHPNQVFTREQLLEKLWGYDFMGDTRTVDVHVKRLREKFSDEAGRWEIKTVWGVGYKFEVR